In the Adlercreutzia equolifaciens DSM 19450 genome, one interval contains:
- a CDS encoding phosphoribosylaminoimidazolesuccinocarboxamide synthase, whose amino-acid sequence MAGIDITPDAQGKVRDLYDLGDKLLLVATDRISAFDYILEDEIPYKGQVLTQLSKFWFELLDGVVENHLISTDVADLPDEFQPYADYLRGRFMLVKKADMFPAECIVRGYLAGSGLKEYNREGTVCGIELPEGLVNSSKLPEPIFTPSTKAEIGDHDENISFDRLVEILGEEDATALRDLALKVYTTAADHAAERGVIIADTKFEFGRLGDTIILADEVLTPDSSRFWPGDTYEEGSDQPSFDKQFVRDWLTAHWDKTGNPPRLPQDIIDATSAKYIQAYETITGKTFDPATF is encoded by the coding sequence ATGGCGGGAATCGACATCACCCCCGACGCGCAGGGCAAGGTGCGCGATCTGTACGATTTGGGCGACAAGCTGCTGCTTGTGGCCACCGACCGCATTTCGGCCTTCGACTACATTCTGGAGGACGAGATTCCCTATAAGGGTCAGGTGCTCACCCAGCTCTCCAAGTTCTGGTTCGAGCTGCTCGATGGCGTCGTGGAAAACCACCTCATCTCCACCGATGTGGCCGACCTGCCCGACGAGTTTCAGCCCTATGCCGACTATCTACGCGGGCGCTTCATGCTGGTGAAGAAAGCCGACATGTTCCCCGCCGAGTGCATCGTGCGCGGCTATTTGGCTGGCAGCGGCCTGAAGGAGTACAACCGCGAGGGCACCGTCTGCGGCATCGAACTGCCCGAGGGTCTCGTGAACTCCTCGAAGCTGCCCGAGCCCATCTTCACTCCGTCCACCAAAGCCGAGATCGGCGACCACGACGAGAACATCTCGTTCGACCGTCTCGTGGAAATCCTCGGCGAAGAGGATGCTACCGCCCTGCGCGATCTGGCGCTCAAAGTGTACACCACCGCCGCCGATCACGCGGCCGAGCGCGGCGTCATCATCGCCGACACGAAGTTCGAGTTCGGCCGCCTCGGCGACACCATCATTTTGGCTGACGAGGTGCTCACGCCCGACTCCTCACGCTTCTGGCCCGGCGACACCTACGAGGAGGGCAGCGACCAGCCCAGCTTCGACAAGCAGTTCGTCCGCGACTGGCTCACCGCCCATTGGGACAAGACTGGCAACCCGCCGCGTTTGCCCCAGGACATCATCGACGCCACCTCGGCCAAGTACATCCAGGCTTACGAGACCATCACGGGAAAGACGTTTGACCCGGCGACGTTCTAG
- a CDS encoding sensor histidine kinase: MTETEAKPRILETAEEVAPPAASSPSPERKKEKKHLRWSNLSYTTRVTLAFALIAAMTALVAIGVVSFVWEQHFRTYTADNMQTLCETTANRIAAIYEETGDLWNPETTRPAAQATELTSGVGVRVIDLKGSTVFDSSVIIDEQQGDVFKSFAPQDTSQVATAYIKVDGEKVGTVRLWVYGSEALMRQPDQEFRDNSYQAMFIAGGVAIVLASCIGFLFARNLVSPINRIMKTARAIGDGDLSARTHLTGEDEVARLGETFDVMAESVEKDRDLERRLTTDVAHELRTPLMAIQATVEAMIDGVYEADEERLVTVNSEIQRLSRLVNALLKLSRLENRAEPMKEEVVNVGELISGIVATHEMFVSDSGLTLEYDAQPDVMVVGDADMIRQATANLISNAVRYTPEGGHITVSVKKGDIMASIAVRDTGIGLSKEEARMVFSRFWRADAGRNRESGGLGVGLAVVKEIVDRHGGWVQVEGEKGKGACFTIHIPLYDEDASKHRRNSKKRTGHKKPAKASR, from the coding sequence TGGCCTTTGCCCTTATTGCCGCCATGACTGCCCTTGTGGCCATCGGCGTGGTTTCCTTCGTGTGGGAGCAGCATTTTCGCACCTACACGGCCGACAACATGCAGACGCTCTGCGAAACCACGGCGAACCGCATCGCGGCCATCTACGAGGAGACCGGCGATTTGTGGAACCCCGAGACCACGCGCCCGGCCGCCCAGGCCACCGAGCTTACGAGTGGCGTCGGCGTGCGGGTGATCGACTTGAAGGGGAGCACCGTTTTCGACTCATCCGTCATCATCGACGAGCAGCAGGGCGATGTGTTCAAGTCCTTCGCGCCGCAGGACACCTCGCAGGTGGCCACGGCCTATATTAAGGTTGATGGTGAGAAGGTGGGCACTGTGCGCCTGTGGGTCTACGGCTCCGAGGCCCTTATGCGCCAGCCCGATCAGGAGTTCCGCGACAATTCATACCAGGCCATGTTCATCGCCGGTGGCGTGGCCATCGTGCTCGCGTCCTGCATCGGCTTTCTCTTCGCGCGCAACTTGGTGTCGCCGATCAACCGCATCATGAAGACGGCCCGGGCCATCGGCGACGGCGACTTGTCGGCTCGCACGCATTTGACCGGCGAGGACGAGGTAGCCCGGCTCGGCGAGACCTTCGACGTCATGGCCGAGTCGGTCGAGAAAGATCGCGACCTGGAGCGGCGCCTGACGACCGACGTCGCCCACGAGTTGCGCACCCCGCTCATGGCCATTCAGGCCACGGTTGAGGCCATGATCGATGGCGTCTACGAGGCCGACGAGGAGCGCCTAGTCACCGTGAATTCCGAGATCCAGCGCCTGTCGCGGCTGGTGAACGCCCTTCTGAAGCTGTCCCGTTTGGAAAACCGCGCCGAGCCCATGAAGGAGGAGGTCGTCAACGTCGGCGAGCTAATCTCCGGCATCGTCGCCACCCACGAGATGTTCGTGTCCGATTCCGGCCTCACCCTGGAATACGACGCCCAGCCCGACGTCATGGTGGTGGGCGACGCCGATATGATCCGCCAGGCCACGGCGAACCTGATTTCCAACGCCGTGCGTTACACGCCGGAGGGCGGCCACATCACGGTGTCGGTGAAGAAGGGCGACATCATGGCCTCCATTGCCGTGCGCGACACCGGCATCGGCCTTTCCAAAGAGGAGGCTCGCATGGTGTTCTCGCGCTTCTGGCGCGCCGATGCCGGCCGCAACCGCGAGAGCGGCGGCCTTGGTGTGGGCCTGGCCGTGGTGAAGGAGATCGTCGACCGCCACGGCGGCTGGGTGCAGGTGGAAGGCGAGAAGGGCAAGGGCGCCTGCTTCACCATCCATATCCCGCTGTATGACGAAGACGCCTCCAAGCACCGCCGCAACTCCAAGAAGCGCACCGGCCACAAAAAGCCCGCGAAAGCGAGCCGATAA